The genomic stretch AGCTCCTTCGGGCCTACACGCCGCCGCCGCGCGCCATCGAGCAGGCCATCGCCGAGTTTTCACGCACCCGGCTCACCTGGACGCCGTCGCATCTCTTCCTGTACGTGCACGGTGGCCTGGCCGAGGCGCAGGAGTTGGACGGCGAGCGCGACGTGACGCTGCCGCGAGCCCCGCGTGAGTATATGCAGGAAGCACTGGCACGCGACTGGATACCGGTGCGTCCGGCAGCCGATCATCCGCCGCGGGTGCTCGTGACCTCGGGGGTGAACCCGCTGCGGCGTTGGCCAGTGCCGCAAGTGATCGAGCGGGTCCTCTGGCCCAAGCTCAAGCTCATCGTCGCCATCGACACGCGCCTGTCGACCACCGGCATGAAGGCCGACCTTTTGCTGCCGGCCGCCGGGTACTATGAGAAGCGGGGGATCAAATACGCCGTGGCGCTGGCGCCGTATGTCGTCATCGGCGATCGCGCCGTGACGCCGCTGGGTGAGTCGAAGCCGGAGTGGGAGATCATGGCCCTGCTGGCGCGCCGGCTGCAGGAGCGCGCCCGGGAGCGCGGCGTCGAGGGAGTTCTGTCGCAGATCTACGATCAGTTCACGGACAACGGGCGGTACGGCCCGCAGGATGACGAGGCCGTACTCGATCGCATCCTCCGGAACTCGTCACCGACGCGCGGCACGAGCTGGCGCGAGGCACAGAAGGCGGGTGCGATCCAGGTACGCTCCATCGGTCGCTGGAGCACCGAGAACGGCATCGGCAGTGAGGTCGAGCCGCAGGGCAGCCTCAGCCCCTCGCGCATTCACGTCGAAGACAAGCACGCCTGGCCGACACTCACCGGGCGCCAGCAGTTCTACCTCGACCATCCGTGGTTTTTCGAATCCGACGAAGTGTTGCCGCGCTGGAAGCCCCTGCCGGGGGTCGGGGGGAAGTATCCCATCCTGCTTACCGGCGGCCACACTCGCTGGAGTATCCACGCCATCTGGCGCGCCGAGCCCACCCTGCTGCGTCTGCAGCGTGGCGAACCTTCGATGTGGATGTCGGCCGAGGACGCGCGGGCACGCGGCATCGGCGACCATGGCCACGTCGTCGTGCGCAACGATCACGGCTCGTTCGTCGTACGTGCCCGCATCTCACCGGCCGTGGCGCCGGGCGAGGCCATCCTCTACCACGCTTGGGAACCGTTTCAGTTCCGCGGATGGCGCGGCAACATGGAAGTGGTTTCGTCGCCATTCAAGCCCGTGCACCTCGTCGGCAACTACGGGCATTTGCGCTACCGCGTTTTCTCCTCCGGGCCGGTCCACGTGCCGCGCGGCGTGCCGGTGGAGATCGAGCCCGCCGACAACGTGCGACCCGGGTAGGCGGCACGCACCTGGCGTTTACATGCGGCGCGACCTGGGCGCGTTTGAAGACGCAGAGCGGCGGTTTACTCTGCTGTTTCTGCCCGTTGCGCTAGGCTTCGGCGCCCGCATGGCGCTGGTCGCATTTGACGGACCGCTTGCACGTTTCTTCACTGACAACGGCTATCTCATCGGGCTCCTGTTGGCGATAGGACCGTTGATCGCCACCTTCGGCAATCCGATATTCGGCCGACTGTCCGACCGGACGTGGACCCGGTTTGGGCGCCGCATTCCGTACGCCATCGTCGGCGTTTTCCTGTCCACGCTGATGTTGTTTGCAATTCCATTGGCCCCTACCTACGGCATCCTGCTGGCGCTGTTTGGCCTGCGGGCACTGATGCTTTCGATCGGCAGCGGACCGCTGATGTCGCTGGTCCCCGATCTCATCGGGCCACCGCGGCGCGGCCGTGCCATGTCGCTCTTCATGCTCGCCGGCGGCATCGGAGCAATCGCCATCCAGGCTGCCGGCAAAGCCTTCTGGGACAAGAACTTCGCGCTGGTCTTCTACGCCACCGGCCTGATTTCACTGCTCTTCGTGCTGCCGCCGCTGTTTTTCATCCGCGAACCCAGGCTGCGGCCTGCCGAGCCGCAGTCGGCAGCGAGGGGAGGCGCCGTCACCCTGTCGGCGATGGTGCAGGCCCTCACCAATAGCCACCCGATCGCGCTCTTCCTGATGTCGGCGTCGCTACGGTATCTGGGCGGCGGCATGATCATCAGCTACTTCACGCTTTTTGCGGCGACGGATCTTCACGTATCCGTCGGCGATGCCGCCTTGGCGGTGGCTGTCGGCGGGATGATGCGTTTGATCCTCGCACTCCCCGCCGGCCGGTTGGTGGATATCTACGACCGCAAGCGTCTGCTGCTGATCGCCACAGTGGGA from Candidatus Binatia bacterium encodes the following:
- a CDS encoding MFS transporter yields the protein MRRDLGAFEDAERRFTLLFLPVALGFGARMALVAFDGPLARFFTDNGYLIGLLLAIGPLIATFGNPIFGRLSDRTWTRFGRRIPYAIVGVFLSTLMLFAIPLAPTYGILLALFGLRALMLSIGSGPLMSLVPDLIGPPRRGRAMSLFMLAGGIGAIAIQAAGKAFWDKNFALVFYATGLISLLFVLPPLFFIREPRLRPAEPQSAARGGAVTLSAMVQALTNSHPIALFLMSASLRYLGGGMIISYFTLFAATDLHVSVGDAALAVAVGGMMRLILALPAGRLVDIYDRKRLLLIATVGTGLVQLLTGVAVRNLWQLYIAVAASTVAGVLEMTAGAPLFMDLLPTSRRGELIGMNMVLTNIFQSAGALLGGALFAWTAGYRAIFPIAALCFAVSALVLTRLAIPPGSTLATRPSLA